A genome region from Geodermatophilus bullaregiensis includes the following:
- a CDS encoding protein phosphatase 2C domain-containing protein produces MLPWRRSPAPSTRGAPTPLAPFAAESRAWCFAAASATGAGHLDGDLPCQDAFQTNFTQQRNPIERAKGTAPLLVTVADGAGSSAFGAAGAQMATSISFSITSALLDQVNWANAGAALEHVLLSAMWRTRLALLAALDGASRHTQRVLDHRLFHTTLQIVVAHHQWLGVAQIGDGFVVAETDKSIVQLITPRREVEYANETEFITDQRLRHPTITIIEDAQLSGFAVATDGLAQIALEYEGHIPCRPKAGFFSPLFDGVGSRTHDSARLMRILRSPQMVQECDDDLTLIVATLPRGAASRITT; encoded by the coding sequence ATGCTGCCGTGGCGCCGCTCGCCCGCACCGTCTACTCGTGGCGCGCCGACCCCTCTAGCACCCTTCGCAGCCGAGTCGCGCGCATGGTGCTTCGCAGCCGCGTCAGCTACCGGAGCGGGGCACCTCGATGGCGACTTGCCGTGTCAGGACGCGTTCCAGACAAACTTCACGCAACAGCGCAATCCGATTGAACGGGCGAAGGGGACTGCACCCCTTCTTGTCACAGTGGCAGATGGCGCAGGCTCATCCGCGTTCGGCGCAGCCGGTGCACAGATGGCCACATCGATCTCCTTCTCGATCACTTCAGCTCTCCTCGACCAAGTCAACTGGGCCAACGCTGGAGCGGCGCTTGAACACGTACTTCTCTCAGCAATGTGGCGCACTAGACTTGCACTGCTGGCGGCACTGGACGGTGCGAGTCGTCACACGCAACGGGTCCTGGACCATCGGCTCTTTCATACAACTCTGCAGATCGTCGTTGCGCATCACCAGTGGCTCGGTGTTGCGCAGATCGGAGACGGCTTCGTTGTCGCTGAGACCGATAAGTCCATAGTGCAACTCATCACGCCAAGGCGCGAGGTGGAGTATGCCAACGAGACGGAGTTCATTACCGACCAACGACTCCGCCACCCGACTATTACCATCATCGAGGACGCTCAACTCAGTGGGTTTGCAGTGGCCACTGACGGGCTAGCGCAGATAGCGCTCGAGTACGAAGGTCACATTCCGTGTCGGCCAAAGGCGGGATTCTTCTCACCGCTCTTTGACGGCGTCGGCTCGCGCACGCACGATAGTGCGCGACTCATGCGGATCCTGCGGTCGCCCCAGATGGTTCAAGAATGCGATGATGACCTCACGCTCATCGTGGCCACCCTGCCACGCGGTGCCGCATCACGGATCACGACGTGA
- a CDS encoding SDR family oxidoreductase: MAEKVLVAGASGLVGAAVVDAFLDDGWGVVAVSRRKPEVFSDRSFQHLSVDLQDEAACKAAFSDIRDVSHVVYTAVFEKPGLIAGWAERDQMQTNLAMLRNLVEPLSGDAALQHVTLMQGTKAYGIHLHPMRVPARERHPRDEHENFYWLQEDYLKEKAAERGFRHTIFRPQLVVGPNYGVVMNLPPVIGAYAAVCREEGRPFSFPGGVPYVWEAVDTRLVAHAIRWAATTPEADGQHFNLTNGEVFSWRDLWPSMAAVLGVDVGPDEPLSLADFLPARADVWDRIVQQHGLRPISMEQLLGESHFYADFCFAYGATEQPPPAFVSTVKIKQAGFCETYDTEASFLYWLEVLQDRKVLPPPH, from the coding sequence ATGGCCGAGAAGGTGCTTGTTGCCGGGGCGAGCGGTCTCGTCGGCGCGGCCGTCGTGGACGCCTTCCTCGACGATGGTTGGGGAGTGGTCGCGGTCTCGCGGCGCAAGCCCGAGGTCTTCAGCGATCGGTCCTTCCAGCATCTCTCGGTGGACCTGCAGGACGAGGCGGCGTGCAAGGCCGCGTTCTCCGACATCCGCGACGTGAGCCACGTCGTCTACACCGCGGTGTTCGAGAAGCCCGGGCTCATCGCCGGGTGGGCCGAGCGAGACCAGATGCAGACGAACCTCGCGATGCTGCGCAACCTCGTCGAGCCGCTGTCGGGAGACGCGGCACTGCAACACGTCACGCTCATGCAGGGGACGAAGGCCTACGGCATCCACCTGCACCCGATGCGCGTCCCGGCACGGGAGAGGCATCCCCGTGACGAGCACGAGAACTTTTACTGGTTGCAGGAGGACTATCTCAAGGAGAAGGCCGCCGAGCGGGGCTTCCGTCACACCATCTTCCGCCCGCAACTCGTCGTCGGCCCGAACTACGGCGTCGTGATGAACCTGCCGCCGGTCATCGGTGCCTATGCAGCCGTGTGCCGAGAGGAGGGTCGGCCCTTCTCCTTCCCGGGAGGCGTCCCCTACGTATGGGAAGCGGTGGACACCCGCCTGGTCGCGCACGCCATCCGCTGGGCCGCGACGACGCCCGAGGCCGATGGACAGCACTTCAACCTGACCAACGGCGAGGTGTTCTCCTGGCGCGACCTGTGGCCGTCGATGGCCGCGGTCCTCGGAGTGGACGTCGGGCCGGACGAGCCACTCAGCCTGGCCGACTTCCTGCCCGCGAGGGCAGACGTGTGGGACCGGATCGTGCAGCAGCACGGCCTGCGTCCCATCTCCATGGAGCAGCTCCTCGGCGAGTCCCACTTCTACGCCGACTTCTGCTTCGCCTACGGCGCGACCGAACAACCTCCGCCCGCGTTCGTCAGCACGGTGAAGATCAAGCAGGCTGGCTTCTGCGAGACCTACGACACCGAGGCGTCCTTCCTGTACTGGCTGGAGGTCCTCCAGGATCGCAAGGTCCTACCGCCCCCACACTGA
- a CDS encoding ABC transporter permease — protein MRTTDGSAEWVENAPGSRARTRHGTELWHARELVGFFALRDLKARYKQAALGAAWVLVQPLATVAAFTLVFDDLAGIGSQGIPYPLFALTGLITWTYFSSAVSRASTVLVADPSLITKVYFPRLAAPTGALLPPLVDLGVSLVLVVLFMSYFDTAPSWQLLAVPVWLFLLVLTASGVSLWLSALNVRYRDVQHAVVPLLQLWLFLSPVAYPSSLLSGWRGLAFALNPMTGVIEFGRWSLLGAPWPGWPLAVSVAVAAVLLTGGSWYFRRAERFFADVI, from the coding sequence GTGCGCACCACCGACGGGTCGGCGGAGTGGGTGGAGAACGCGCCGGGCTCGCGCGCCCGCACGCGTCACGGGACGGAGCTCTGGCACGCCCGCGAGCTGGTGGGCTTCTTCGCCCTGCGCGACCTGAAGGCACGGTACAAGCAGGCCGCCCTGGGCGCTGCCTGGGTCCTCGTGCAGCCGCTCGCGACGGTTGCCGCGTTCACGCTCGTGTTCGACGACCTCGCCGGCATCGGGAGCCAGGGGATCCCCTATCCCCTCTTCGCCCTGACCGGGCTGATCACCTGGACCTACTTCTCCAGCGCGGTGTCCCGGGCGAGCACCGTGCTCGTCGCGGACCCCTCCTTGATCACGAAGGTCTACTTCCCCCGGCTCGCGGCACCCACCGGCGCTCTCCTGCCCCCGCTGGTCGATCTCGGAGTGTCACTGGTCCTGGTCGTCCTCTTCATGTCCTACTTCGACACCGCGCCCTCCTGGCAGCTGCTCGCCGTGCCGGTCTGGCTGTTCCTGCTGGTCCTGACCGCGTCCGGCGTCTCGTTGTGGCTGTCGGCGCTCAACGTCCGGTACCGGGACGTGCAGCACGCGGTCGTACCGCTGCTGCAGCTGTGGCTGTTCCTGAGCCCGGTTGCCTACCCGAGCAGCCTGCTCTCCGGCTGGCGTGGACTCGCCTTCGCACTGAACCCCATGACGGGAGTCATCGAGTTCGGTCGGTGGTCGCTGTTGGGAGCGCCGTGGCCCGGCTGGCCACTCGCCGTCTCCGTTGCCGTGGCTGCTGTTCTCCTGACCGGAGGATCGTGGTACTTCCGGCGCGCGGAGCGCTTCTTCGCTGACGTGATCTGA
- a CDS encoding vWA domain-containing protein translates to MSTLSSYGEETPEDDDTFDIATFESGVEKRVSIILLLDTSSSMAPQDEEPPWPIHQLNDALRDWSEALRTNSRLMHRAEVAIITFGKGGVTTHDLGDGQTFAPAATLQPPQLEAGGVTPMMPAIKTAIELAESRKRQLDELRIMRFRPLVFMITDGAPTDSEGKVLPEAGWAPTGDEIAALEERKKLAFFGVGVRGSNNSVLQRIARNGFWHLGDGDFSEFLRLVSSSASAADPITAAREHLARLHG, encoded by the coding sequence ATGTCCACCCTGTCGTCATACGGCGAGGAGACCCCCGAGGACGACGACACTTTCGATATCGCAACCTTCGAGAGCGGCGTTGAAAAGCGTGTGTCAATAATCTTGCTTCTCGACACTTCGAGCAGCATGGCTCCCCAGGACGAGGAGCCGCCCTGGCCAATTCACCAACTTAACGACGCCCTCCGGGACTGGTCAGAGGCCCTGCGCACCAACTCCCGACTCATGCATCGCGCCGAGGTCGCCATCATAACGTTCGGCAAAGGTGGTGTTACCACACACGATCTTGGCGACGGGCAGACGTTCGCTCCAGCGGCAACGTTGCAGCCCCCACAGCTTGAGGCCGGCGGCGTGACGCCGATGATGCCGGCGATCAAGACGGCTATTGAGCTGGCGGAATCGCGGAAGCGACAGCTCGACGAGTTGCGCATCATGCGGTTCCGCCCCCTAGTCTTCATGATCACCGACGGCGCACCCACGGACTCGGAAGGAAAGGTCTTACCGGAAGCGGGCTGGGCGCCAACCGGAGACGAGATTGCCGCATTGGAAGAGCGCAAGAAGCTGGCATTCTTCGGTGTCGGCGTAAGGGGTTCCAATAATTCCGTACTGCAGCGCATAGCGCGCAATGGATTTTGGCACCTAGGCGACGGTGATTTCAGCGAGTTCCTCCGGCTCGTGTCATCAAGTGCGAGTGCAGCCGACCCGATCACGGCTGCGCGAGAGCACCTGGCGCGACTGCACGGGTAA
- a CDS encoding DoxX family protein: MASVARTATRLLLGAGMVGAGVLHLTTQRQQFQAQVPDWFPVDQDLTVLASGVAEISLGAAFVAFPRRRRLVGALLAAFFVVIFPGNIAQYLEGTDAFGLDTDQERLIRLFFQPVLALLALFGGGWLQHTRRRRGGRRDHEAAVP; this comes from the coding sequence ATGGCCTCCGTCGCCCGCACCGCCACGCGTCTCCTGCTCGGTGCGGGGATGGTGGGCGCAGGCGTACTCCACCTGACGACCCAGCGGCAGCAGTTCCAGGCCCAGGTGCCCGACTGGTTCCCCGTCGACCAGGACCTGACGGTGCTCGCCTCGGGCGTCGCCGAGATCAGCCTGGGCGCGGCATTCGTCGCTTTCCCGCGGAGACGGCGGCTCGTCGGAGCGCTGCTGGCGGCGTTCTTCGTGGTGATCTTCCCCGGCAACATCGCCCAGTACCTCGAGGGCACCGACGCCTTCGGCCTCGACACCGACCAGGAGCGACTCATCCGACTGTTCTTCCAGCCCGTGCTCGCGCTCCTGGCCCTGTTCGGCGGCGGCTGGTTGCAGCACACCCGGCGACGCCGGGGCGGCCGACGCGACCACGAGGCGGCCGTACCGTAA
- a CDS encoding site-specific integrase, which produces MTTDPFDARAALLDVARAWRATPDDLYQLAAELRHGADTLREALDKIESKTKRPVADRYRQGRARLLEGHLPGDWLVKLTPYGDLPYTALEPLSVQADLDRLVEASGAQEVARARARGHPFADANPKCHGSGSGRQYLWAAKEVDRQLCRAGYLRAPKLGELPEPRRPGPSRSKNLTEQELLDYVNTVLWTSPDPRLDALLWLCYRITLARGSELRHADLASVNRARPSLSVGGKGGRVRELPVHSRLLDAVVDLATGRPVPADTDQEEPLFRTRNGHRIRVRQVERWSAVLHDRWAWAQGHEIRVHTLRHTGSAAINTAAGPVADGLVLGHSRAQIFSTTGIYLPDEDPFPQRCAAVEAAFGPLDGWPDLPETDLIYRLTGLGPGSDPR; this is translated from the coding sequence ATGACCACCGACCCTTTCGACGCCCGCGCCGCTCTGCTCGACGTCGCCCGGGCCTGGCGTGCCACGCCGGACGACCTGTATCAGCTCGCCGCCGAGCTCAGGCACGGGGCTGACACCCTGCGCGAGGCGCTCGACAAGATCGAGAGCAAGACCAAGCGTCCCGTCGCCGACCGCTATAGACAGGGAAGGGCCCGGTTGCTGGAAGGTCATCTCCCCGGTGACTGGCTCGTCAAGCTGACCCCCTACGGCGACCTGCCCTACACGGCGCTGGAACCGCTGAGCGTTCAGGCTGACCTCGACCGGCTCGTGGAGGCCAGCGGCGCTCAGGAGGTGGCCCGGGCGCGGGCCCGCGGGCATCCCTTCGCCGACGCCAATCCGAAGTGTCATGGCAGTGGGTCAGGACGCCAGTACCTCTGGGCGGCCAAGGAGGTCGACCGCCAGCTGTGCAGAGCCGGCTATCTACGCGCCCCCAAGCTGGGCGAACTTCCCGAGCCGCGCCGCCCCGGCCCGAGCCGTAGCAAGAACCTGACCGAGCAGGAGCTACTCGACTATGTGAACACGGTGCTGTGGACCAGCCCCGATCCGCGGCTGGATGCCCTCCTCTGGCTCTGCTACCGGATCACTCTCGCGCGCGGTAGCGAACTGCGCCATGCCGACCTGGCCAGCGTCAACAGGGCTCGACCGTCCCTATCCGTCGGCGGCAAGGGCGGCCGCGTCCGCGAACTCCCCGTGCACTCCCGCCTACTCGACGCGGTGGTGGACTTGGCGACCGGGCGGCCGGTCCCTGCCGATACCGATCAGGAGGAACCACTGTTCCGCACCCGCAACGGCCACCGGATTCGCGTCCGACAGGTCGAGCGCTGGTCGGCTGTGCTCCATGACCGCTGGGCGTGGGCTCAGGGCCACGAAATCCGCGTCCACACCCTGCGACACACCGGCTCCGCCGCCATCAATACCGCGGCAGGCCCGGTCGCCGACGGACTGGTCTTGGGGCACAGCCGTGCCCAGATCTTCAGCACCACCGGCATCTATCTGCCTGACGAAGACCCTTTCCCGCAGCGGTGCGCCGCCGTCGAGGCCGCCTTCGGGCCCCTCGACGGCTGGCCCGACCTGCCGGAGACTGATCTCATCTACCGCCTCACCGGTCTCGGCCCCGGGAGCGACCCGCGATGA
- a CDS encoding glycosyltransferase family 2 protein, with protein MTDRTVHQRDTRAAGAPPRVSVIMIFLDGEAFIDEAITSVMAQSMQDFELLLCDDGSTDGSTAIARHWASQHPGRVRYLQHEGHANRGMSATRNLGLAAARGEFVAFIDADDVWRPRKLAEQIAVMEAHAELALVGGTVRYWRSWAGGEDVLVPTGHVQNRVVRPPEASLAVYPLGSAPAPCPSDILLRRDAVDAVGGFEEHFTGARQIYEDQGFLAKLYLARPVFFSDAVWLDYRQHPDSWVTTVTRDGRYDEVRRYFLTWFDGHLRRLPDEPPHAVRVAVSRALRPYRRPVAHALLSSPGRLATACHRRLRRLRRALRRRVRGTSGAGG; from the coding sequence GTGACCGACCGAACGGTGCACCAGAGGGACACCCGGGCCGCTGGGGCACCACCCCGGGTGTCGGTGATCATGATCTTCCTCGATGGCGAGGCGTTCATCGACGAGGCGATCACCAGCGTCATGGCACAGAGCATGCAGGACTTCGAGCTGCTGCTGTGCGACGACGGATCGACCGACGGGAGCACGGCCATCGCCCGGCACTGGGCGTCCCAGCACCCCGGGAGGGTCCGGTACCTGCAGCACGAGGGCCACGCCAACCGGGGCATGAGCGCCACCCGGAACCTGGGGCTCGCCGCCGCGCGTGGCGAGTTCGTCGCCTTCATCGACGCCGACGACGTCTGGCGTCCTCGGAAGCTCGCCGAGCAGATCGCCGTCATGGAGGCCCATGCCGAGCTCGCACTGGTCGGCGGAACGGTCCGCTACTGGCGGTCATGGGCCGGCGGTGAGGACGTCCTCGTGCCGACCGGGCACGTGCAGAACCGGGTCGTGCGACCGCCGGAGGCGTCCCTCGCCGTGTATCCGCTGGGGTCGGCGCCCGCCCCGTGTCCCTCCGACATCCTGCTGCGTCGCGACGCCGTCGACGCCGTCGGCGGCTTCGAGGAGCACTTCACCGGAGCTCGCCAGATCTACGAGGACCAGGGCTTCCTCGCGAAGCTGTACCTGGCCCGACCGGTCTTCTTCTCGGACGCGGTGTGGCTGGACTACCGGCAGCACCCCGACTCCTGGGTGACCACCGTGACCCGTGACGGGCGCTACGACGAGGTCCGGCGCTACTTCCTCACCTGGTTCGACGGTCACCTCCGCCGTCTTCCGGATGAGCCGCCGCACGCCGTGCGGGTGGCGGTCTCCCGTGCTCTCCGGCCCTACCGGAGACCGGTGGCACACGCCCTGCTGTCCTCACCCGGCCGCTTGGCCACCGCCTGCCACCGGCGGCTCCGGCGACTTCGCCGAGCACTCCGTCGACGGGTCCGCGGGACGTCGGGCGCCGGTGGGTGA
- a CDS encoding glycosyltransferase family 2 protein, which produces MPADTARDTPDALPSVGVVIPTRNRKALLMTSLAGVLAQRDVELEVVVVDDGSTDGTAEAVRALADPRVRVLRNPASQGVVAARNRGVAATGSGWVGFCDDDDLWAADKLASQIDAARSTGRRWAVTGAVGFESDGTARYLTLPQAGDRLAAELPWRNGVPGGCSNVVAERRLFQDAGGFDPRLRVLADWELWIRLARLCAPATVPRALVGYRMHGSNMSTSSQGVLDELHLVEMLSADLRAGCRLEPAWFHTWMAASMLRGGDSRGAAAAFWRAASLRHPAPALRSLACLVVPAPGRALARRIKNRGAAPLTAPPWLLDLLDEAPGEADAIQARDPSRHRTGPDRATSPEGPPGTDWSPQTRLE; this is translated from the coding sequence ATGCCGGCCGACACGGCTCGGGACACGCCTGACGCCCTCCCCTCGGTCGGCGTCGTGATCCCGACGAGGAACCGGAAGGCGCTCCTCATGACCAGCCTGGCCGGCGTGCTGGCCCAGCGGGACGTCGAGCTCGAGGTCGTCGTCGTGGACGACGGTTCGACGGACGGCACGGCCGAGGCCGTCAGGGCGCTGGCGGATCCGCGCGTCCGCGTGCTGCGCAACCCCGCGTCGCAGGGGGTCGTCGCCGCCCGCAATCGTGGAGTGGCTGCGACGGGGAGCGGCTGGGTCGGCTTCTGCGACGACGACGACCTCTGGGCCGCCGACAAGCTGGCGTCCCAGATCGACGCCGCCCGGAGCACCGGCCGCCGGTGGGCGGTCACCGGGGCGGTGGGCTTCGAGTCCGACGGCACCGCCCGCTACCTGACGCTGCCGCAGGCGGGAGACCGGCTGGCGGCGGAGCTGCCGTGGCGCAACGGGGTCCCGGGGGGGTGTTCGAACGTCGTGGCGGAACGACGGCTGTTCCAGGACGCCGGGGGCTTCGATCCGCGGCTGCGGGTCCTGGCGGACTGGGAGCTGTGGATCCGTCTCGCTCGGCTGTGCGCACCGGCGACGGTGCCCAGGGCTCTGGTGGGCTACCGCATGCACGGATCCAACATGTCCACCTCGTCCCAGGGTGTCCTGGACGAACTGCACCTGGTGGAGATGCTCTCGGCCGACCTCCGCGCGGGGTGCCGGCTGGAGCCGGCCTGGTTCCACACCTGGATGGCCGCGTCGATGCTGCGGGGCGGCGACAGCCGAGGGGCTGCCGCGGCCTTCTGGCGCGCGGCGTCGCTGCGGCATCCGGCTCCGGCGTTGCGCTCACTGGCCTGCCTCGTCGTGCCTGCCCCTGGCCGGGCTCTCGCGCGACGCATCAAGAACCGCGGCGCGGCGCCGCTCACCGCACCGCCCTGGCTGCTCGACCTCCTGGACGAGGCGCCCGGAGAAGCCGACGCGATCCAGGCTCGCGACCCCTCCCGGCACCGCACGGGGCCTGACCGGGCGACGTCACCGGAGGGACCACCGGGGACGGACTGGAGCCCGCAGACGAGACTCGAGTAG
- the add gene encoding adenosine deaminase — protein sequence MTTDLDVASLIAAVPKCELHLHIEGTLEGELVFELARRNGINLPYADAAEMKRESPFHDLASFLVGYYRNMQVLITEQDFYDLATAYFTRATAQNVRYAEIFFDPQAHTSRGVEFGTVLRGLRRAVVDARRTLDLRVSLIMCFLRDFSAEYAMATLMESLPYKDWIVGVGLDSDERGNPPVKFEKVFARARAEGYLLTMHCDLDQPGTHDHIRQALDVIGVDRIDHGVNVLEDPALLAEVVEREIGLTVCPISNSFVRGSAWDGATKRLLDAGVLVSVNSDDPAYFDGYVADCFLRVHQETPLSIAEVRTLARNSFEMAWLPPTLRARFLDEVDAVLPG from the coding sequence ATGACCACTGACCTGGACGTGGCGAGTTTGATCGCGGCGGTGCCGAAGTGTGAGCTGCACCTGCACATCGAGGGCACGCTGGAGGGCGAGCTCGTCTTCGAGCTCGCCCGGCGCAACGGCATCAACCTGCCCTACGCCGACGCCGCCGAGATGAAGCGGGAGAGCCCCTTCCACGACCTGGCCAGCTTCTTGGTCGGCTACTACCGCAACATGCAGGTGTTGATCACCGAACAGGACTTCTACGACCTGGCCACCGCCTACTTCACCCGGGCCACCGCGCAGAACGTCCGCTACGCCGAGATCTTCTTCGATCCCCAGGCGCACACGTCGCGCGGCGTGGAGTTCGGCACCGTCCTGCGTGGGTTGCGCCGGGCCGTCGTCGACGCGCGCCGCACCCTCGACCTGCGCGTCTCGCTGATCATGTGCTTCCTGCGCGACTTCTCCGCGGAGTACGCGATGGCAACCCTCATGGAGTCGTTGCCGTACAAGGACTGGATCGTGGGCGTGGGGCTCGACTCCGACGAGCGGGGCAACCCGCCGGTCAAGTTCGAGAAGGTCTTCGCCCGGGCCCGCGCGGAGGGCTACCTGTTGACCATGCACTGCGACCTCGACCAGCCGGGCACGCATGACCACATTCGCCAGGCGCTGGACGTCATCGGCGTCGATCGGATCGATCATGGCGTGAACGTGCTGGAGGACCCAGCGCTGCTCGCGGAGGTCGTCGAGCGCGAGATCGGTCTCACTGTCTGTCCGATCTCCAACAGCTTCGTCCGTGGCTCCGCCTGGGACGGCGCGACCAAGCGACTGCTCGACGCGGGCGTGCTGGTGAGCGTGAACTCCGACGACCCTGCGTACTTCGACGGCTACGTTGCCGACTGCTTCCTGCGGGTGCACCAGGAGACGCCGTTGAGCATCGCCGAGGTCCGTACCCTGGCACGCAACTCGTTCGAGATGGCCTGGCTGCCGCCGACGCTGCGGGCCCGCTTCCTCGACGAGGTCGACGCCGTTCTCCCGGGCTAG
- a CDS encoding ABC transporter ATP-binding protein, with product MDRVQFDRVSKRYVLGEHVNAREALTAAGRRLVRRHRDDEQVLWPLRDVSFTVGDGEALGIVGRNGAGKSTVLKILAGITSPTRGASRTRGRVATLLEVGTGFHPELTGRENVFLNGAILGMSRRDTTRRFDQIVDFSGTERFLDTPIKRYSSGMQLRLAFAVAAHLEPDVLLVDEVLAVGDAEFQRKCVGRMAEAEEEGRTVVFVSHDLETLTRICRRSLWLDAGRIRHSGPTGEVVRTYLASGLSSHGSEETSVHSGPVSVRAVRVLSADGLPSTALMRDEPLHIQAEFAVREHVPGLDLALYVTTRGGVRVFDEALSDHGVERLPPGAYCADLAVPPLLNVGEFSVGLWIGTAQEDLVHEPAAGSFTLGGSGHDRPDRLLVLRLPLVVRPVPSVP from the coding sequence ATGGACCGGGTCCAGTTCGACCGCGTGAGCAAGCGCTACGTCCTGGGCGAGCACGTCAACGCCCGCGAGGCGTTGACCGCCGCCGGCCGGCGACTGGTCCGCCGTCACCGGGACGACGAGCAGGTGTTGTGGCCCCTTCGGGACGTGAGCTTCACGGTCGGCGACGGCGAGGCGCTGGGCATCGTCGGACGCAACGGTGCGGGAAAGAGCACCGTCCTCAAGATCCTGGCCGGGATCACCTCACCCACGCGAGGCGCCTCGAGGACACGCGGACGAGTGGCCACCCTGCTGGAGGTGGGCACCGGCTTCCACCCGGAGCTCACCGGCCGGGAGAACGTCTTCCTCAACGGCGCCATCCTCGGCATGAGCCGTCGCGACACCACCCGGAGGTTCGACCAGATCGTCGACTTCTCCGGGACGGAGCGCTTCCTCGACACCCCGATCAAGCGCTACTCGTCGGGCATGCAGTTGAGGCTGGCTTTCGCGGTGGCCGCGCACCTGGAACCCGACGTGCTGTTGGTCGACGAGGTCCTCGCGGTCGGGGACGCCGAGTTCCAGCGCAAGTGCGTGGGACGGATGGCGGAGGCCGAAGAGGAGGGACGGACCGTCGTCTTCGTCAGTCACGACCTCGAGACGCTGACCCGGATCTGCCGGCGTTCCCTGTGGCTCGACGCGGGGAGGATCCGGCACTCCGGGCCCACCGGGGAGGTCGTGCGCACCTACCTGGCCTCGGGGCTGTCGTCCCACGGCTCGGAGGAGACGTCGGTGCACTCCGGTCCCGTGTCGGTCAGAGCCGTTCGGGTCCTGTCGGCCGACGGCCTGCCGAGCACGGCCCTGATGCGCGACGAGCCGCTGCACATCCAGGCGGAGTTCGCCGTCCGCGAGCACGTCCCCGGGCTGGACCTCGCTCTCTACGTGACCACGCGCGGCGGGGTGAGGGTGTTCGACGAAGCACTGAGCGACCACGGCGTGGAGCGTCTGCCGCCTGGCGCGTACTGCGCCGACCTGGCGGTTCCTCCGCTCCTCAACGTCGGCGAGTTCTCCGTGGGTCTCTGGATCGGCACCGCTCAGGAGGACCTCGTCCACGAGCCTGCGGCCGGCTCCTTCACGCTCGGTGGCAGTGGTCACGACCGCCCCGACCGGCTGCTCGTCCTGAGGCTCCCCCTCGTCGTCCGTCCGGTTCCGTCGGTCCCGTGA